One part of the Drosophila teissieri strain GT53w chromosome 3R, Prin_Dtei_1.1, whole genome shotgun sequence genome encodes these proteins:
- the LOC122618978 gene encoding evolutionarily conserved signaling intermediate in Toll pathway, mitochondrial → MIRRAQCLLRLHGYGGRSLVNRLRCYSTDEGYPKQNPNPNPRAQKNGTKNLPAVRNPFAAAQDRTKTSYLTMVEIFQERDVHRRNHVEFIYAALKNMADFGVERDLEVYKALINVMPKGKFIPTNLFQAEFMHYPKQQQCIIDLLEQMEDCGVMPDHEMEAMLLNVFGRQGHPLRKYWRMMYWMPKFKNLSPWPLPDLVPDDTLEMAKLALERMCTVDLRSKITVFETSELKDAIDDTWVVSGVSPEQEKLLREHSRQKALYIEGPFHIWLRNRRINYFTLRADADSEFLSQLDERHLDEDDVSHIEVPFFGRAPPRRHNQLGKLRSVHQQDDGTIMAICATGTSTKDSLLSWIRLLEANGNPSIGEVPVLFRFTSEVPAKAKEIEGGDSVPATSDSSSQEKKKISRPK, encoded by the coding sequence atgatacGCCGCGCACAATGTCTGCTGCGTCTGCACGGCTATGGAGGGCGCTCACTGGTCAACCGCCTTCGATGCTACTCCACGGACGAGGGGTATCCGAAACAGAACCCGAATCCAAATCCCAGGGCACAGAAAAACGGCACCAAAAACCTGCCGGCTGTGAGGAATCCCTTTGCCGCCGCCCAGGACAGGACGAAAACCAGCTACCTGACCATGGTGGAGATCTTCCAGGAGCGCGACGTCCACCGCCGCAACCATGTGGAGTTTATCTACGCAGCGCTCAAGAATATGGCTGATTTTGGAGTGGAAAGAGACTTGGAGGTTTACAAGGCGCTGATTAACGTGATGCCCAAGGGCAAGTTCATACCCACCAACCTGTTCCAGGCGGAGTTCATGCACTACcccaagcagcagcagtgcatAATTGATCTCCTCGAGCAAATGGAGGATTGCGGGGTGATGCCCGACCACGAGATGGAGGCGATGCTGCTAAATGTTTTCGGCAGACAAGGACATCCACTGCGCAAGTACTGGCGCATGATGTACTGGATGCCAAAATTTAAGAACCTCTCACCGTGGCCCCTGCCCGATCTTGTTCCGGATGATACCCTGGAAATGGCCAAGCTGGCGCTGGAGCGGATGTGCACGGTTGACCTGCGGTCCAAAATAACGGTGTTCGAGACCAGCGAGCTGAAGGATGCCATCGACGATACGTGGGTCGTGAGCGGAGTAAGTCCCGAGCAAGAAAAACTGCTGCGGGAGCACTCTCGCCAAAAAGCTCTGTACATCGAGGGACCCTTTCACATATGGCTTAGGAATCGCCGTATCAACTACTTTACCCTGCGCGCCGATGCAGATTCCGAGTTCCTGTCTCAATTAGATGAGCGGCATCTGGACGAGGACGATGTCTCCCACATCGAAGTACCTTTCTTTGGTCGTGCTCCACCAAGGCGACACAATCAACTGGGAAAGCTGCGCTCTGTTCACCAGCAGGACGACGGAACCATTATGGCAATCTGTGCCACAGGCACCTCCACAAAGGACTCGTTGCTCTCGTGGATTCGTCTGCTGGAAGCGAACGGAAATCCCTCCATAGGAGAGGTGCCCGTCCTATTCCGGTTCACATCCGAAGTTCCAGCCAAGGCGAAAGAAATTGAGGGTGGCGACAGTGTCCCAGCAACAAGTGATAGCAGTAgtcaagaaaagaaaaaaatcagtagaccaaaataa